The Pirellulales bacterium region GCGTCGCACTGAATAATGACGACCGGCGTAAGGCGCTGCATCAATGATGATTCCCATCTCCGAAGCAAAAGAGATATTTGGTCGAGCCATAGAGCTCGAACGTGGTGCTGCGCGGACGGCATTTCTTGATGGCGCTTGTGACGGCAGTCGTCGGTTACGACAGGAAATCGACGAGTTAATCTCCGCGTGGGAAGGCGCCGGTAGTTTTCTAAACCAATCGGCAGCAGCGACCGTCGTCGCTACGTTTTCAGAAGATTGCGCGCTGGATCGGCTGGGCACAGTCATCGGACGCTACAAGCTCCTGGAACAGATTGGCGACGGCGGCATGGGCGTGGTGTTCATGGCTGAACAGCAAGTCCCCATGCGGCGGCGGGTTGCGTTGAAGATCATTAAGCCGGGTATGGATACGCGGCAGGTGATTGCCCGCTTCGATGCGGAACGTCAGGCCCTAGCGCTGATGGACCATCCCAACATCGCGCGGGCGCTCGACGCCGGTATGACCGAGTCTGGGCGACCTTACTTCGTGATGGAGTTGGTGCGCGGTATTCCGATTACGGACTATGCGGATAAAAACCGTCTCAGCATCTCGGTCCGCCTGCAATTGTTCGTGCAGGTTTGTCACGCCGTACAGCACGCGCATCAAAACGGAATCATCCACCGCGACCTCAAGCCGACAAACGTGCTGGTCACCTTGCACGACGGAGTCGGCGTGCCGAAAGTGATCGACTTTGGCGTGGCCAAGGCAACCAACGGACAGCTCACGGACAAGACCCTGGTCACGAATTTCAGCCAGATGATTGGCACTCCGTCCTATATGAGTCCGGAGCAGGCCGAGATGTCTGGCCTCGACGTGGACACGCGCAGCGATATTTATTCGCTCGGCGTGCTGCTCTACGAACTGCTGACGGGGACGACGCCATTTGACAAGACGAGGTTGCACGAAGCGTCATACGACGAAATGCGCCGCATCATTCGCGAAGAAGAGCCGATCACGCCCAGCTCCTTGGCCTGTACCCTTGGCCGGACGGCGACTTCTCTGGCTGCCGGTCAGGACGTCGATCCGGGCAGCTATACGCGCCTGTTGCGTGGCGATCTCGACTGGATCGTGATGAAGGCCTTGGAAAAGGACCGCGCTCGGCGCTATCCAACCGCAAACGAGCTGGCGCGTGATGTCGAGCGCCATTTGCGTGACGAGCCCATCGATGCCCGCCCGCCATCGGCCGCTTATCGGTTTCGAACATTCGCGCGCCGCAATCGTGGGGCGATCATCACTACTACGGTGGTTGTCGCTGCTCTCGTCGCTGGCACGATTACCAGCACCTGGCAGGCAATTCGCGCTCGGCAGGCCGAAGCCATTGCCGAGGCCGGTCGCAACGAGGCGGAAGTGCAACGGCGACGCGCGGAGGTAAACTTCCAAAAGGCGCGTCAGGCCGTCGACAAGTACGTCGCGTCGGTCCGTGACAGCAAACTTTTGAGTGAAGAGACCCACCAGCCGCTGCGCAAGGAGCTGATCGAATCCACTTTGGCCTACTACCGCCAATTCGTGGAACAGTACCAGAACGATCCGACGCTGCAGCCGGAATTGGGATCGACCTATGTCCACATAGGCCAGATCAATAATGATATCGGCTCGAAAGAGCAAGCGTGCGAGTGGTTTCGAAAGGGAGTGGACGTCTATCAGCGATTGTGTTGC contains the following coding sequences:
- a CDS encoding serine/threonine-protein kinase: MMIPISEAKEIFGRAIELERGAARTAFLDGACDGSRRLRQEIDELISAWEGAGSFLNQSAAATVVATFSEDCALDRLGTVIGRYKLLEQIGDGGMGVVFMAEQQVPMRRRVALKIIKPGMDTRQVIARFDAERQALALMDHPNIARALDAGMTESGRPYFVMELVRGIPITDYADKNRLSISVRLQLFVQVCHAVQHAHQNGIIHRDLKPTNVLVTLHDGVGVPKVIDFGVAKATNGQLTDKTLVTNFSQMIGTPSYMSPEQAEMSGLDVDTRSDIYSLGVLLYELLTGTTPFDKTRLHEASYDEMRRIIREEEPITPSSLACTLGRTATSLAAGQDVDPGSYTRLLRGDLDWIVMKALEKDRARRYPTANELARDVERHLRDEPIDARPPSAAYRFRTFARRNRGAIITTTVVVAALVAGTITSTWQAIRARQAEAIAEAGRNEAEVQRRRAEVNFQKARQAVDKYVASVRDSKLLSEETHQPLRKELIESTLAYYRQFVEQYQNDPTLQPELGSTYVHIGQINNDIGSKEQACEWFRKGVDVYQRLCCQNPDNVDYQCMLVDALNGSAAVLRDSGHPVESARASQRSLEICKILCRDHPGEARYAAGLAQAEFHCFLEHSAQHAMADAETSIRRVLALCETLSREQPGNGDYRADLARAHVHFGNVQRATNRTGEAAESFRQAAEIYEQLAVEFGYWANYRRAAAQAHISLGDVYRVLGRKSEAMWAFLAARTAFQELARQTPPDPAGRTGVGRANFRIGVLQAELGEKAAAEKSWTTATADFDVAVCQENPPISALAGLSAALAMQGNWARAAAAGIKVVDASGRSCDSLAELSLLQLAADDESGYRTSCSELVSRFSSSASDRDATSIIATCVAGDAATTDMSTVLALSERMTASDPGNPIRRALLGAASWRAGQIQRGTEILERALPLCEVDEKRAPASHERFRAAHVMSAMILAKAYYQSGNQQLLSAQIDLLRELVARYEKALPEYDEESPRWLAGLALELARRELSRMDDLPHSAGKPSAE